From a region of the Triticum aestivum cultivar Chinese Spring chromosome 7D, IWGSC CS RefSeq v2.1, whole genome shotgun sequence genome:
- the LOC123164382 gene encoding histone-lysine N-methyltransferase EZ1-like isoform X1, with the protein MSPDRHRSPESDGIRRIRSFSAVSNNARVDLVPQDDEAIPDGELGEVSVPTYVNSLKNEFATLRSAEIKDMVENNKIKLSTIMQSNRGSSTIWQTSALDGTGLATNPLTPRQDDASCSTLGLELCLAEKDGGSSQEDSPYGTSTATLGGILTAKNANKPIELPTVSDLPPYTTWVFLDRNQRMTEDQSAFHRQNIYYNADCGGALMFSDSEDEVVEDEEEKREFKSSEDCFIRMTIDGCGMSDEALETLAHCFEKTPGDIKARYEILQRESTESSSKEVSKLNAKLKDIYHDKDLAAALDSFDNLFCRRCLVFDCKLHGCSQDIIFPAEKQSPWNSRDDVPCGIHCYKLATKHKDSIAYSQHNSPSTRSSRKKDAHQMENNSALVEDRNYLMVETNNEHSATDGHDSSRKEELVDKNICRQEDNFVSWMVIEHELLVKGVEIFGRNSCLIARNLLAGEKRCSDVFQYMNYIENSSTSEGHGLGLGSRRPRKRGRVKHASRSTVYRFIRKRIAAMKGELRQHYNPCGCQSACGKQCPCRKNDTCCEKFCGCPKACKNRFRGCNCAKAQCRSRQCPCFAADRECDPDVCRKCGVGCGDGSLGVPNQRGDNYGCQNMKLLLRQQQKVVLGRSDVSGWGAFVKNTVGKDDCLGEYTGELISHREAAKRGQRYDRENSSFLFNLNTEFVLDAFRMGNKLKFANHSPDPNCYAKVMFVAGDHRVGIFANERINAGKEIFYDYHYAPDEAPAWALKADDATGAKDPGQSSSGSAKKADAPGAKDPGQSSSGRAKRPGKSSRGRPRKHAR; encoded by the exons ATGTCACCTGACCGACACCGGAGTCCGGAATCTGACGGAATTCGTCGCATCCGGTCCTTCTCCGCTGTCTCCAACAACGCACGCGTCGATCTG GTTCCTCAGGATGATGAGGCTATACCGGATGGAGAATTAGGCGAGGTCTCCGTTCCAACTTATGTTAACTCGTTGAAGAATGAGTTCGCGACACTTCGTTCCGCTGAGATTAAG GATATGGTAGAGAATAACAAGATTAAGCTCAGCACCATTATGCAGAGCAATCGCGGTTCTTCAACAATCTGGCAAACGAGTGCATTGGATGGTACAGGTTTAGCCACGAATCCGCTGACACCTAGGCAAGACGATGCGTCGTGCTCAACGCTTGGTCTTGAACTGTGCCTTGCTGAGAAAGATGGTGGCAGTTCTCAAGAAGATAGTCCGTATGGCACATCGACTGCTACTTTGGGTGGAATTCTCACTGCAAAGAATGCTAATAAGCCAATTGAACTACCAACAGTGTCAGACCTTCCACCTTATACAACATGGGTGTTTTTGGACAG GAACCAGAGGATGACGGAAGACCAATCTGCATTTCATCGACAAAATATTTACTATAATGCAGATTGTGGTGGAGCTTTAATGTTCAGTGATAGTGAAGATGAAGTTGTTGAGGATGAAGAGGAGAAAAGGGAATTCAAAAGCTCTGAAGATTGTTTTATTCG GATGACCATTGACGGATGTGGCATGTCTGATGAAGCGCTGGAGACCCTAGCTCACTGTTTTGAGAAGACTCCTGGTGATATAAAG GCCAGATATGAGATCTTACAACGAGAGAGTACTGAAAGTTCTTCCAAAGAAGTGTCCAAACTTAATGCCAAACTGAAAGATATCTACCATGATAAAGATTTGGCTGCAGCATTGGATTCCTTCGATAATCTCTTTTGTCGGCGATGTCTA GTTTTTGATTGCAAACTACACGGGTGTTCTCAAGATATAATATTTCCT GCAGAAAAGCAATCACCTTGGAACAGCAGGGATGATGTACCATGTGGTATTCATTGTTATAAACTG GCCACCAAACACAAAGATTCAATTGCATACTCACAACATAATTCTCCAAGCACAAGAAGTTCTCGGAAGAAGGATGCACATCAAATGGAGAATAACTCAGCTTTAGTGGAAGATCGTAATTATTTGATGGTGGAAACAAATAATGAGCATTCAGCAACAGATGGTCATGATAGTTCGAGGAAGGAAGAATTAGTCGATAAGAATATATGCAGGCAAGAAGACAATTTTGTATCCTGGATGGTGATTGAGCACGAGCTTCTAGTTAAAGGTGTGGAGATTTTTGGAAGGAACAG TTGTTTAATTGCTCGGAACCTTCTTGCTGGAGAGAAAAGATGCAGTGATGTTTTTCAGTATATGAATTATATTGAGAACAGCAGCACATCAGAG GGACATGGGTTGGGCCTGGGATCACGGCGTCCTAGAAAGCGAGGAAGGGTCAAGCATGCCTCAAGATCTACAGTCTACCGTTTCATAAGGAAAAGGATTGCAGCAATGAAGGGTGAGCTTCGTCAGCATTACAATCCATGTGGTTGTCAATCGGCATGTGGGAAACAGTGTCCATGTCGGAAAAATGATACATGCTGTGAGAAATTCTGTGG GTGTCCGAAAGCATGCAAGAATCGTTTTCGAGGCTGTAATTGTGCAAAGGCTCAGTGTCGCAGCCGCCAGTGCCCATGCTTTGCTGCTGACAGGGAATGTGATCCTGATGTGTGCAGAAAGTGTGGGGTAGG GTGTGGTGACGGTTCACTGGGTGTCCCCAACCAAAGAGGTGATAATTATGGATGTCAGAACATGAAACTGCTTCTTAGACAACAACAAAAG GTCGTACTTGGGAGATCTGATGTTTCTGGCTGGGGAGCATTCGTTAAG AATACTGTTGGCAAGGATGACTGTCTTGGGGAGTACACTGGGGAGCTTATCTCTCATAGGGAAGCAGCCAAGCGTGGACAGAGATATGACCGTGAGAATTCATCATTCCTTTTCAACTTAAATACTGAG TTTGTTCTCGATGCCTTCAGGATGGGCAACAAGCTGAAGTTTGCCAACCATTCCCCTGATCCGAATTGCTATGCCAAGGTTATGTTTGTAGCAGGCGACCATAGGGTGGGCATATTCGCCAATGAGCGGATTAATGCAGGCAAGGAGATTTTTTATGATTACCATTACGCGCCTGACGAAGCACCAGCGTGGGCTCTGAAGGCTGATGATGCCACTGGAGCGAAAGACCCCGGCCAGTCTTCCAGTGGAAGCGCAAAGAAGGCTGATGCTCCTGGAGCGAAAGACCCCGGGCAATCTTCCAGCGGACGAGCAAAGAGGCCTGGGAAGTCTTCCAGAGGGCGACCGAGGAAGCATGCCCGGTGA
- the LOC123164382 gene encoding histone-lysine N-methyltransferase EZ1-like isoform X2, producing MVENNKIKLSTIMQSNRGSSTIWQTSALDGTGLATNPLTPRQDDASCSTLGLELCLAEKDGGSSQEDSPYGTSTATLGGILTAKNANKPIELPTVSDLPPYTTWVFLDRNQRMTEDQSAFHRQNIYYNADCGGALMFSDSEDEVVEDEEEKREFKSSEDCFIRMTIDGCGMSDEALETLAHCFEKTPGDIKARYEILQRESTESSSKEVSKLNAKLKDIYHDKDLAAALDSFDNLFCRRCLVFDCKLHGCSQDIIFPAEKQSPWNSRDDVPCGIHCYKLATKHKDSIAYSQHNSPSTRSSRKKDAHQMENNSALVEDRNYLMVETNNEHSATDGHDSSRKEELVDKNICRQEDNFVSWMVIEHELLVKGVEIFGRNSCLIARNLLAGEKRCSDVFQYMNYIENSSTSEGHGLGLGSRRPRKRGRVKHASRSTVYRFIRKRIAAMKGELRQHYNPCGCQSACGKQCPCRKNDTCCEKFCGCPKACKNRFRGCNCAKAQCRSRQCPCFAADRECDPDVCRKCGVGCGDGSLGVPNQRGDNYGCQNMKLLLRQQQKVVLGRSDVSGWGAFVKNTVGKDDCLGEYTGELISHREAAKRGQRYDRENSSFLFNLNTEFVLDAFRMGNKLKFANHSPDPNCYAKVMFVAGDHRVGIFANERINAGKEIFYDYHYAPDEAPAWALKADDATGAKDPGQSSSGSAKKADAPGAKDPGQSSSGRAKRPGKSSRGRPRKHAR from the exons ATGGTAGAGAATAACAAGATTAAGCTCAGCACCATTATGCAGAGCAATCGCGGTTCTTCAACAATCTGGCAAACGAGTGCATTGGATGGTACAGGTTTAGCCACGAATCCGCTGACACCTAGGCAAGACGATGCGTCGTGCTCAACGCTTGGTCTTGAACTGTGCCTTGCTGAGAAAGATGGTGGCAGTTCTCAAGAAGATAGTCCGTATGGCACATCGACTGCTACTTTGGGTGGAATTCTCACTGCAAAGAATGCTAATAAGCCAATTGAACTACCAACAGTGTCAGACCTTCCACCTTATACAACATGGGTGTTTTTGGACAG GAACCAGAGGATGACGGAAGACCAATCTGCATTTCATCGACAAAATATTTACTATAATGCAGATTGTGGTGGAGCTTTAATGTTCAGTGATAGTGAAGATGAAGTTGTTGAGGATGAAGAGGAGAAAAGGGAATTCAAAAGCTCTGAAGATTGTTTTATTCG GATGACCATTGACGGATGTGGCATGTCTGATGAAGCGCTGGAGACCCTAGCTCACTGTTTTGAGAAGACTCCTGGTGATATAAAG GCCAGATATGAGATCTTACAACGAGAGAGTACTGAAAGTTCTTCCAAAGAAGTGTCCAAACTTAATGCCAAACTGAAAGATATCTACCATGATAAAGATTTGGCTGCAGCATTGGATTCCTTCGATAATCTCTTTTGTCGGCGATGTCTA GTTTTTGATTGCAAACTACACGGGTGTTCTCAAGATATAATATTTCCT GCAGAAAAGCAATCACCTTGGAACAGCAGGGATGATGTACCATGTGGTATTCATTGTTATAAACTG GCCACCAAACACAAAGATTCAATTGCATACTCACAACATAATTCTCCAAGCACAAGAAGTTCTCGGAAGAAGGATGCACATCAAATGGAGAATAACTCAGCTTTAGTGGAAGATCGTAATTATTTGATGGTGGAAACAAATAATGAGCATTCAGCAACAGATGGTCATGATAGTTCGAGGAAGGAAGAATTAGTCGATAAGAATATATGCAGGCAAGAAGACAATTTTGTATCCTGGATGGTGATTGAGCACGAGCTTCTAGTTAAAGGTGTGGAGATTTTTGGAAGGAACAG TTGTTTAATTGCTCGGAACCTTCTTGCTGGAGAGAAAAGATGCAGTGATGTTTTTCAGTATATGAATTATATTGAGAACAGCAGCACATCAGAG GGACATGGGTTGGGCCTGGGATCACGGCGTCCTAGAAAGCGAGGAAGGGTCAAGCATGCCTCAAGATCTACAGTCTACCGTTTCATAAGGAAAAGGATTGCAGCAATGAAGGGTGAGCTTCGTCAGCATTACAATCCATGTGGTTGTCAATCGGCATGTGGGAAACAGTGTCCATGTCGGAAAAATGATACATGCTGTGAGAAATTCTGTGG GTGTCCGAAAGCATGCAAGAATCGTTTTCGAGGCTGTAATTGTGCAAAGGCTCAGTGTCGCAGCCGCCAGTGCCCATGCTTTGCTGCTGACAGGGAATGTGATCCTGATGTGTGCAGAAAGTGTGGGGTAGG GTGTGGTGACGGTTCACTGGGTGTCCCCAACCAAAGAGGTGATAATTATGGATGTCAGAACATGAAACTGCTTCTTAGACAACAACAAAAG GTCGTACTTGGGAGATCTGATGTTTCTGGCTGGGGAGCATTCGTTAAG AATACTGTTGGCAAGGATGACTGTCTTGGGGAGTACACTGGGGAGCTTATCTCTCATAGGGAAGCAGCCAAGCGTGGACAGAGATATGACCGTGAGAATTCATCATTCCTTTTCAACTTAAATACTGAG TTTGTTCTCGATGCCTTCAGGATGGGCAACAAGCTGAAGTTTGCCAACCATTCCCCTGATCCGAATTGCTATGCCAAGGTTATGTTTGTAGCAGGCGACCATAGGGTGGGCATATTCGCCAATGAGCGGATTAATGCAGGCAAGGAGATTTTTTATGATTACCATTACGCGCCTGACGAAGCACCAGCGTGGGCTCTGAAGGCTGATGATGCCACTGGAGCGAAAGACCCCGGCCAGTCTTCCAGTGGAAGCGCAAAGAAGGCTGATGCTCCTGGAGCGAAAGACCCCGGGCAATCTTCCAGCGGACGAGCAAAGAGGCCTGGGAAGTCTTCCAGAGGGCGACCGAGGAAGCATGCCCGGTGA